The following are encoded in a window of Salinibacter ruber DSM 13855 genomic DNA:
- a CDS encoding nucleoside deaminase has translation MPSPSSFLREAIEMAVQNVTTGQGGPFAALVVRDGEIVGRGTNVVTTLNDPTAHAEVTAIRRACDALDDFELAGCTLYATCEPCPMCLGAAYWARLDRVYYAATQEDAAEAGFDDHHIYEEMAKPPTERQIPMDQALSEEANRPFEAWLDYEDRVAY, from the coding sequence ATGCCTTCTCCCTCTTCATTTCTGCGTGAGGCCATCGAGATGGCGGTCCAAAACGTGACCACCGGACAGGGCGGTCCGTTCGCGGCCCTCGTCGTCCGGGACGGTGAGATCGTCGGGCGGGGCACAAATGTGGTCACGACCCTCAACGACCCGACGGCCCACGCCGAGGTCACCGCCATCCGGCGGGCCTGCGACGCGCTGGATGACTTTGAACTGGCGGGCTGTACGCTGTACGCCACCTGTGAGCCCTGTCCCATGTGCCTGGGCGCCGCGTACTGGGCACGGCTCGACCGGGTCTACTACGCCGCCACGCAGGAAGACGCCGCGGAGGCCGGCTTCGACGACCACCACATCTACGAGGAAATGGCAAAGCCGCCCACCGAGCGACAGATCCCGATGGACCAGGCTCTCTCCGAGGAGGCCAATCGCCCCTTCGAGGCCTGGCTCGACTACGAGGACCGGGTTGCCTACTGA